One genomic segment of Kogia breviceps isolate mKogBre1 chromosome 11, mKogBre1 haplotype 1, whole genome shotgun sequence includes these proteins:
- the SH3YL1 gene encoding SH3 domain-containing YSC84-like protein 1: MNNPIPSNLKSEAKKAAKILREFTEITSRNGPDKIIPAHVIAKAKGLAVLSVVRAGFLVTARGGGGIVLARLPGGKWSAPSAIGIAGLGGGFELGIEVSDLVIILNYHRAVEAFAKGGNLTLGGNLTVAVGPLGRNLEGDVSLRSSAAVFTYCKSRGLFAGLSLEGSCLIERKETNRKFYCQDIRAYDILFGDIPRPAEAEDLYEILNSFTEKYQNEGQRINARKAAREKKKGSAKELPSKPLSRPQQSSAQVQLNSGSRSNRNEYNLYPELSSYRERVGNLNQPIEVTALYSFEGQQPGDLNFQAGDRITVISKTDSHFDWWEGNLRGQTGIFPANYVTMN; the protein is encoded by the exons tGAATAACCCTATACCTTCCAATTTGAAATCTGAAGCAAAAAAGGCTGCTAAAATTCTAAGAGAATTCACAGAAATAACTTCCAGAAATGGACCTGATAAGATCATTCCTG CACACGTCATTGCCAAAGCCAAGGGCCTGGCGGTCCTGTCTGTGGTGAGAGCCGGGTTTCTGGTCACCGCACGAGGTGGTGGTGGGATCGTGCTGGCGCGCCTTCCAGGTGGAA aaTGGTCTGCACCTTCGGCCATCGGGATAGCTGGGCTTGGTGGAGGATTTGAACTAGGAATAGAG GTCTCGGATTTGGTAATAATTTTGAACTATCACAGAGCGGTAGAAGCTTTTGCAAAAGGTGGTAACCTAACACTGGGAGGGAATTTGACTGTGGCAGTTGGGCCCTTGGGAAG GAATTTAGAAGGAGATGTCTCCCTAAGAAGCTCAGCTGCTGTCTTTACTTACTGCAAGTCAAGAGGCCTCTTCGCTGGCCTATCTTTAGAAGGTAGCTGTTTGATTGAGAGGAAAGAAACTAACCGAAA atTTTATTGTCAAGACATTCGAGCTTATGACATTTTATTTGGAGATATACCACGGCCTGCTGAAGCAGAAGATCTTTATGAAATTCTCAATTCTTTCACTGAAAAGTATCAAAACGAAGGACAACGAATCAATGCAAGAAAAGCAGCACGGGAGAAGAAGAAGGGTTCT GCTAAAGAATTGCCTTCAAAACCATTGTCAAGACCACAGCAATCGTCTGCACAAGTACAGCTGAATTCTGGCTCTCGAA GTAACAGAAATGAATATAATCTCTATCCTGAACTTTCCAGCTACCGTGAGAGAGttg gcAATTTGAACCAACCTATAGAAGTGACAGCGCTATATTCTTTTGAAGGACAACAGCCAGGAGATTTGAATTTTCAAGCTGGAGACAGAATCACAGTAATATCAAAAACAGATTCACATTTTGATTGGTGGGAAGGAAACCTTCGAGGTCAAACTGGCATTTTTCCAGCCAACTATGTTACCATGAATTaa